The following coding sequences are from one Humulus lupulus chromosome X, drHumLupu1.1, whole genome shotgun sequence window:
- the LOC133805779 gene encoding uncharacterized protein LOC133805779: MVRRNKIGIGGLLETKLRGNKIREFMDLKFPNWEFYSSPIIEGRLLILWRKGLARLTVLEDSPQLVHCQVQMVGDRRCFFVTFIYGYNTVEKRRRLWTDLTRISLSVKAWIVLGDFNAPFSVGDRSGGNAITGIELADALGWKVNANVETLKSTGSFFTWTNNQEGSARIFSKIDHVFITEDWLDIFPQTLAKFWWEVVSDHCSCIVSNIPLVTMGSKLFKFYNFWSSHAEFKQVVLSNWEVPVQASGLRAIFIHLVRLKHRLKRFNRDCIGDVGYGYQLASMDFQDAQFQAQANPQDFRLQEVVKEKAAEFHKQEQMYHSFLAQRSKINWIRKGDMNTSFFHAFLKKRKTENVK; this comes from the coding sequence ATGGTTAGGAGAAATAAGATTGGAATTGGTGGGTTATTGGAAACTAAATTGCGTGGGAATAAAATTAGGGAGTTTATGGATCTTAAATTTCCTAATTGGGAGTTTTACTCCAGTCCGATAATAGAAGGGAGACTGTTAATTTTGTGGAGGAAGGGGCTAGCTAGATTGACTGTGTTGGAAGATTCGCCTCAGTTAGTTCATTGTCAAGTTCAGATGGTGGGTGACAGGAGATGCTTCTTTGTCACTTTTATATATGGTTATAACACAGTAGAGAAGAGAAGAAGGCTTTGGACGGATCTAACTCGTATCTCGTTGTCAGTTAAGGCTTGGATTGTACTTGGAGATTTTAATGCTCCCTTTTCTGTTGGAGACAGATCTGGGGGTAATGCTATTACTGGTATTGAGCTGGCCGATGCTCTTGGTTGGAAAGTGAATGCCAATGTTGAAACTCTCAAAAGTACAGGGTCATTTTTCACCTGGACTAATAATCAGGAAGGATCAGCCAGGATTTTTTCAAAAATTGATCATGTTTTCATTACTGAGGATTGGTTAGATATCTTCCCTCAGACTTTGGCTAAGTTTTGGTGGGAGGTAGTGTCGGATCACTGCTCTTGTATTGTCTCTAATATACCTTTGGTGACCATGGGAAGCAAACTGTTTAAGTTCTATAACTTCTGGTCTAGCCATGCTGAATTCAAACAAGTGGTGTTAAGTAATTGGGAGGTCCCTGTTCAAGCATCTGGTTTGAGAGCTATTTTTATCCATTTGGTTAGGCTGAAGCACAGGCTTAAGAGGTTCAATAGGGACTGTATTGGTGATGTGGGGTATGGTTACCAGTTAGCTTCGATGGACTTTCAAGATGCCCAATTTCAGGCCCAAGCTAACCCGCAAGATTTCAGGTTACAGGAGGTGGTGAAGGAGAAGGCTGCTGAGTTCCATAAACAAGAACAGATGTATCATAGTTTTCTTGCTCAACGGAGTAAGATTAACTGGATTAGGAAGGGGGATATGAATACATCCTTTTTCCATGCTTTTCTAAAGAAACGCAAGACAGAGAACGTGAAATGA